Proteins encoded together in one bacterium window:
- a CDS encoding (2Fe-2S)-binding protein, translating into MKYRLMINGEEREVEVDSGTPLLWVLRDELGLTGTKYSCGVAQCGACTVHLDGKPVRSCVTPMRNLKKREVTTIEGVEGLVADAVRESWETIQVPQCGYCQSGQIMTAIALLESQSDPEDEEIDAALTGNICRCATYPRIRRAVHEAAAKVRS; encoded by the coding sequence ATGAAGTACCGGCTCATGATCAACGGAGAAGAGCGGGAGGTCGAGGTCGACTCCGGCACGCCTCTGCTCTGGGTGCTGCGCGACGAGCTCGGGCTGACCGGCACCAAGTACAGCTGCGGTGTGGCTCAATGCGGCGCCTGCACGGTGCATCTGGACGGCAAGCCCGTGCGGTCCTGTGTCACTCCGATGCGCAACCTCAAGAAGCGCGAGGTCACTACCATCGAGGGAGTGGAAGGCTTGGTGGCCGACGCGGTGAGAGAGAGCTGGGAGACGATTCAGGTGCCGCAATGCGGGTACTGCCAGTCGGGCCAGATCATGACCGCGATCGCCCTTCTCGAGAGCCAGTCCGACCCCGAGGACGAAGAGATCGACGCGGCACTGACCGGAAACATCTGCCGCTGTGCCACCTACCCCCGCATTCGCCGGGCCGTCCACGAAGCGGCGGCAAAGGTGAGGAGTTGA
- a CDS encoding ABC transporter ATP-binding protein, which yields MPTHPEEQPPTALIRLEKLSQRFPSGDQVLTVLDQVDLEIAAGESVAILGPSGSGKSTLLALIAGLDNPAAGRVLIEGREIQDLSEDELALLRRDKIGFVFQSFQLLGNLTAAENVRLPIDLARLDRPASRTTDLLEEVGLGERGHHYPAQLSGGEQQRVALARAFATRPPILLADEPTGNLDASTGSRVLGLLADLKNRRGTTLVLVTHDPAVAAVADRRLYLEEGRLVDEGQRTP from the coding sequence ATGCCGACACATCCCGAAGAGCAGCCGCCAACCGCCTTGATTCGGCTCGAGAAGCTGAGCCAGAGGTTCCCGTCCGGGGATCAGGTGCTCACGGTTCTGGACCAGGTCGACCTCGAGATCGCAGCCGGCGAGTCGGTCGCGATTCTCGGCCCCTCGGGCAGCGGCAAGTCGACCCTGCTCGCTCTGATCGCCGGCCTCGACAATCCCGCCGCCGGTCGCGTGTTGATTGAAGGCCGCGAGATCCAGGATCTCTCAGAGGACGAGCTCGCTCTACTGCGCCGTGACAAGATCGGCTTCGTCTTCCAGTCGTTCCAGCTCCTCGGCAACCTGACGGCCGCCGAGAATGTCCGTTTGCCGATCGACCTGGCGCGGCTCGACCGGCCCGCGAGTCGAACTACTGACCTGCTGGAGGAGGTCGGGCTCGGCGAACGCGGTCACCACTACCCTGCCCAGCTTTCGGGCGGCGAGCAACAGCGCGTGGCCCTGGCCCGCGCCTTCGCGACCCGACCGCCGATCCTTCTCGCCGACGAGCCCACCGGCAACCTCGATGCCTCCACCGGCTCGCGGGTGCTCGGGCTCCTCGCCGACCTCAAGAACCGGCGCGGCACGACCTTGGTTCTGGTGACACACGATCCGGCGGTTGCCGCGGTCGCCGATCGAAGGCTCTACCTTGAGGAAGGCCGACTCGTCGACGAGGGCCAGCGGACCCCATGA
- a CDS encoding arylesterase, with protein MWRKLYQPGARLALLTLLFVAQGCEDAPARDSKPEGAAEARASKTDTAAAHEVAPDSGGPVGKVPRVLFLGTSLTAGLGLSEDEAYPARLAELLEERGRPIEAVNAGVSGDTSAGGLNRLDWLLRVPPDIIVIELGANDGLRGLPVEMTEANLLEAIARGRKSGARVLIAGMIMPPNYGEDYARDFAEIFPRVAEETGSALIPFLLEGVAADPDLNLPDGIHPNVEGHRRIAETLLPFLVEVLETGAAA; from the coding sequence ATGTGGCGCAAGCTCTACCAGCCGGGGGCTCGCCTGGCCCTGCTCACTCTCTTATTCGTGGCTCAGGGCTGCGAGGATGCGCCGGCCCGGGACTCGAAGCCGGAAGGCGCGGCGGAGGCGCGGGCCTCCAAGACGGACACGGCCGCCGCCCATGAGGTCGCACCCGATTCCGGCGGCCCCGTTGGAAAAGTCCCTCGGGTCCTCTTTCTCGGCACCAGCCTGACCGCCGGACTTGGTCTGTCCGAGGACGAGGCCTACCCGGCCAGGCTGGCTGAGTTACTGGAGGAGCGCGGTAGGCCGATCGAGGCGGTCAACGCCGGAGTCAGCGGCGACACCAGTGCCGGCGGACTCAATCGCCTGGATTGGCTCCTGCGCGTGCCGCCGGACATCATCGTGATCGAGCTCGGAGCCAACGACGGCCTGCGCGGGCTGCCGGTCGAAATGACCGAGGCCAACCTGCTCGAGGCGATCGCGAGGGGCAGGAAGTCAGGCGCGCGGGTCCTCATTGCCGGAATGATCATGCCGCCCAACTACGGTGAGGACTACGCGCGAGACTTCGCCGAGATCTTCCCCAGAGTCGCAGAGGAGACCGGCTCGGCGTTGATTCCCTTCCTGCTCGAGGGTGTCGCCGCCGACCCGGATCTCAACCTGCCCGACGGCATCCATCCCAACGTCGAAGGCCACCGGCGGATCGCCGAGACCCTGTTGCCGTTTCTGGTCGAGGTGCTCGAGACCGGCGCGGCGGCCTGA
- a CDS encoding CoA-binding protein: MTDAQNWNQDIHAFLEQKRIVVAGVSRSKNEAANMIYRKLRDTGYEVFAVNPNAQSVEGVTSYPKLAAIPGGIDAVVIATPPKATLEIVHECVDLDIRHVWMHRSFGQGSYSDEAANLARESGIHVIPGGCPMMFCGPVDMGHRCMRWFLRLTGGLPKAA; the protein is encoded by the coding sequence ATGACCGACGCTCAGAACTGGAACCAGGACATCCATGCGTTTCTCGAACAGAAACGCATCGTGGTCGCGGGCGTCTCGCGCTCGAAGAACGAAGCCGCGAACATGATCTACCGCAAGCTGCGTGACACCGGCTACGAGGTCTTCGCCGTCAATCCGAATGCCCAGAGCGTCGAAGGTGTCACCAGCTACCCCAAGCTCGCCGCAATCCCCGGAGGCATCGACGCCGTCGTCATCGCCACACCTCCGAAGGCGACACTGGAGATCGTTCACGAGTGCGTGGACCTCGACATTCGGCACGTTTGGATGCACCGCTCCTTCGGACAAGGCAGCTACTCGGACGAAGCCGCGAACCTCGCACGCGAGAGCGGCATCCACGTCATCCCCGGCGGCTGCCCGATGATGTTCTGCGGGCCGGTCGACATGGGGCACCGCTGCATGCGTTGGTTCCTGCGCCTGACCGGCGGCCTGCCCAAGGCGGCTTGA